Proteins encoded by one window of Arachis ipaensis cultivar K30076 chromosome B04, Araip1.1, whole genome shotgun sequence:
- the LOC107639161 gene encoding AUGMIN subunit 2, whose product MSMGNESSWVGKKPIRRIGGMSDALSIAADLGFSVSASQLPPQESSLPSSGEKGEDLVRVLRELTTVQRKIADLQVELQGRKDDKNVAHLTHVSEMEKKIETLGRITAILKDVIQNKDRIIARLQQPYSLDCIPVEAEFQKQFSELLMKAASDYGALTASVADFQWSQNFKEPPSVWGEMLRPIPVALASCTRFFEAMSATRESFAALQKLRVGQFDSPIPSTPARDPSQRLPGVSDCLTPPPMEN is encoded by the exons ATGTCAATGGGGAACGAGTCAAGTTGGGTTGGGAAGAAGCCTATCAGGCGCATTGGTGGCATGTCCGACGCACTCTCCATCGCCGCCGATCTTGGTTTCTCCGTCTCCGCTTCCCAACTACCGCCTCAG GAATCTTCTCTTCCTAGTAGCGGCGAAAAGGGCGAGGACTTGGTCAGGGTTTTGAGGGAACTAACCACTGTTCAACGCAAGATCGCGGATTTGCAAGTCGAACTTCAAGGACGCAag GATGATAAGAATGTTGCGCATTTGACGCATGTGAGTGAAATGGAAAAGAAAATTGAGACTTTGGGGAGGATTACCGCCATACTGAAAGATGTTATCCAGAATAAG GATCGCATCATAGCTCGCCTGCAGCAGCCTTATTCTCTTGATTGCATTCCTGTAGAAGCAGAATTTCAG AAACAATTCTCTGAACTACTGATGAAGGCAGCTAGTGATTATGGTGCCTTGACAGCATCAGTGGCAGATTTTCAGTGGAGTCAGAATTTCAAGGAACCTCCTTCAGTTTGGGGG GAAATGCTTCGACCCATTCCAGTAGCTTTGGCATCTTGCACTCGCTTCTTTGAAGCAATGTCTGCCACAAGAGAGTCATTTGCAGCCCTTCAGAAATTGAGAGTGGGTCAATTTGATTCCCCTATACCAAGTACTCCGGCCAGAGATCCTTCCCAAAGACTGCCCGGAGTTTCTGATTGTCTGACTCCACCTCCAATGGAAAACTGA